One segment of Candidatus Eisenbacteria bacterium DNA contains the following:
- a CDS encoding isoprenylcysteine carboxylmethyltransferase family protein, with protein MMPARKPILPPVFFWGAVAIAAALGFFLPGARFLGWPWRWTGILPIVFGVAWNGIADGAFRKAGTTVKPFEESSALLTGGVFAASRHPMYLGMTAILLGEAILFGALTPLLPAVLFPILMEIRFIRAEESMMEERFGEEWRAYRRRVRRWI; from the coding sequence ATGATGCCTGCAAGGAAACCGATTCTCCCGCCGGTCTTTTTCTGGGGCGCAGTGGCGATCGCGGCGGCGCTCGGTTTTTTTCTTCCCGGCGCGCGCTTCCTCGGATGGCCCTGGCGATGGACCGGGATTCTTCCGATCGTTTTCGGCGTCGCGTGGAACGGGATCGCCGACGGCGCCTTCCGAAAAGCGGGCACCACGGTGAAGCCCTTCGAGGAATCATCGGCGCTCCTCACCGGCGGCGTCTTCGCAGCGAGCCGCCATCCCATGTACCTCGGCATGACGGCGATCCTCCTCGGCGAGGCGATCCTCTTCGGCGCCCTCACCCCTCTCCTCCCGGCGGTCCTCTTTCCAATCCTCATGGAGATCCGCTTCATCCGGGCCGAGGAGAGTATGATGGAGGAGCGTTTCGGCGAAGAGTGGCGCGCCTACCGGCGGCGGGTCCGTCGCTGGATCTGA